CCGGACGCACACGCCCTCGGCGAGCCGGCCGCACCGGCCGGCCCGCTGCTGGGCCGAGGCCTGCGAGATCTTCTCGATCGGCAGCCGCTGCACCTTCAGCCGGTGGCTGTACCGGGAGATCCGCGCGGTGCCGGCGTCCACGACGTAGTGGATGCCCGGGACGGTGAGGGACGTCTCGGCCACGTTGGTGGCCAGCACGATCCGGCGGCCGGGATGCGTGGCGAAGACCCGGTGCTGCTCCGCCGCGGACAGCCGGCCGAACAGCGGCAGCACCTCGGTGCCGGCCACGTGGTGCCGGCGCAGCGCCTCGGCGGTGTCTCGGATCTCGCGCTCGCCGGAGAGGAAGACCAGCACGTCGCCGGGCCCCTCGTGGGCCAGCTCGTCGACCGCGTCCAGCACGGCCTGCACCTGGTCGCCCTGCTCCTCGTCGTAGGGCCGGTAGCGGACCTCGACCGGGTAGGTGCGCCCGGAGACCTCGATGACCGGCGCGCCGCCGAAGTGGTCGGCGAAGCGCTGCGGGTCGATGGTGGCCGAGGTGATGACCACGCGCAGGTCCGGCCGCCGCGGCAGCAGCCGGGTCAGGTAGCCCAGCAGGAAGTCAATGTTCAGGCTGCGTTCGTGCGCCTCGTCGACGATGACCGTGTCGTAGGCCAGCAGGTCGGGGTCGTGCGCGATCTCGGCGAGCAGCACGCCGTCGGTCATAACCTTGACGAGGGTGTCCGCGGTCGTGTGCCGGGTGAACCGCACCTGGTAGCCCACGGTCCGGCCCAGCGGGACGTCGAGCTCCTCGGCCAGCCGCTCGGCAACGGCCCGGGCGGCGATCCGCCGCGGCTGGGTGTGCGCGATCGCCCCTCGGACACCACGGCCGAGCTCGAGACAGATCTTGGGCAGCTGGGTGGTCTTGCCCGAGCCGGTCTCGCCGGCGACGACGACCACCTGGTGGTCGCGCAGGGCGGCCGCGATGTCCTCGACCCGGGCCGAGACCGGCAGCTCCTGCGGGTACGTCGGCGTGGGCACCGAGGACCGCCGGCGGGCCACCCGCTGCTCAGCGGCAACGAGGTCCCGCTCGAACGCGGCGAGGTCGAGGTCGCGCCGGCCCAGCCGCCGCGCCAGCCGCCGCTCGTCGCGCAGCAGCAGCGCGGGCAGCCGGGCAGTCAGCTCGTCACGGGGAGTGGACACAACGGCGTCCATTCTGCGGGTCAGGCGCCACCCGGGGCGTCGAGGCGTGCGGCCAGCCGGTCCAGGAACGGCCTTTGGCCGGCCGCGATCCGCGCGCTTGCCTCGTCGAGCCCGAACCAGGCGGCCCGGTCGATCTCGGGGAACTCGACCAGCCGCCCGGACCGCGGCGGCCACTCCAGAGCGAACGTCCCCGGCGTGATGGCCGACGGGTCGAGGTCGCCCTCACCGGCCCACACCTCGACCCGCTTCCCTCCCGCCTGGCGCACCTCGCCGAGCGCGACCAGCCGCTCGACCGGGACCGGAACCGGCAGACCTAGCTCCTCGGTGAACTCGCGGACGGCGGCCACGAGCGCAGGCTCGGTGTCCTCGTGCTCGCCCTTGGGCACCGACCACGCGCCGGCGTCCTTGCCTGCCCAGAACGGACCGCCCATGTGGCCGAGCAGCACCTCGACGCCGCTGCCGGCGGTGCGGCGCCACAACAGGATCCCCGCGCTGCGCCTGGTCATCCGACGCTTACCCATGCGGTCATGGTGTCGTCCAGGGCGTCGACCATGCGCCGGAAGCTGCGGTCGACGTCCTGCGGCATGCCGAACCCGCCCCCGGCCTCGAGCGTGACGAACCCGTGCAGGCCGGCGCGCACGGCGCGCGTTGCGTCGACGGCGTCGTCGCCGTTCAGCCCGTACCCGGCCAGGACGGCGAGCACGACCCGCAGCACCGAGCCGGCCGCGGCCAGGTGCTCGCCGTCGCCAGCGGCCGGAGACCGGACCGTGGCCGCGTAGCGGCCCGGATGGGCGCGCCCGAAGCCGCGGTACGCCTCAGCGACGGCTCGCAGCGCGTCACCACCGGCGCGGCCGACCGCCGCTGCTGACAGGGTGGCGCCCAGCTCGCGGGTGGCCAGCACCGCGACGTCGCGACGAAGACCGTCCAGCCAGGAGATGTGCTTGTACAGACTGGGCAGCTTCACCCCGAACCGCGCGGCCACGGCGGCCAGGCTCAGGTGCTCCCAGCCGGTCACGTCAGCGACGTCGGCCGCCTCGTGCACCACGATGTCGTGGCTGAGGCCCGCCCTGGGCACCCGGCGTCACCCGGGCGAGGAACTCGAGGACAGCGGGGTTGACCAGGTCCGGACGCTGCGCCTGCGCGTAGTGGCCGGCGTCCGGGACCAGCAGCAGTTCGCCCCGCAACTGCTCGGCCACCCACTGGCCCTCCCGGGCCGAGTCGTTGAAGTCGGGGTCGCGCTCCCCCATGACCACGAGCGTCGGCGCCGTGACCCGGTCGAGCCGTTCCTCGGCGGGGCGTGCGAGGTGTGCGACGTGGCTGGGGAGGCGGCACGGTAGCCGGGGCGCTTGAGGCTGGCCACGACCGCCGCTCGGTGCTCCTCGAAGTCGGCGGGGCGTTGACCGGCGTACATCGCCGGCAGGTAGAAGCGCCACACCGGGGTGCGCCACGGCCCGGCCATCGCCAGCCGCATGGTCCACCGGACCAGCACGTTGATGGGTGTGTTGTGCACGAACGGCCCGAGCAGGACCAGTCCGGCGATGACCTCCGGTCGCTTCGCCGCGGCCCACACCGTGGACCCGGCGGCCATCGAGTTGCCCAGCAGGACGGCGCGACCGCCGAGGTGCTCGACCAGGGCGAGGATGTCCTCGCCGGTCGCGACGTCGTCATACGACCTGAAGGTCGGGTCTCTCGCACCGTGCCCGCGCAGGTCAATCGTGGCCAGCCGGTAGCCGGCCGCGGCCAGCTCAGGCACGACGAACCGGGACACGCTGCGCAGGTCGCCCATGCCCGGCACGCAGATGACGAGCGGCCCGTCCCCGGTGACGTCGCAGCCGATCCGCTCCTCGCCGCGGTCAAGGAACCTGGTCTCCGCACTCATGCTCGTAGTCATAGCCACCAGGCTAGTATGATTAGCCAGTCCCGTCAACCCCCGCCGCCACCCGCATGAAGGGGCGCCCTTCCGTGCGCACCACCGCACAGACCCGCCCATCAAGGACGCCGGCCGGGCGGACGTCGAAGGGCCGATATCGGGTAGCGGACCGGTCGGGGGGAATCGGCACGGTAGGCGGCCGGTTGTCACGGCCACCAGACCGGTCATCCCCTCGCCACCCGTCCGCCCCGACCCCGTGGAGCTCGCATGACCACCGCCCCCGCCGTCCCCCAGGTCGGCGAGAAAGACCCGCTGCGCTGGAAGGCGATGATCTTCATCGGCATCAGCCAGCTGATGGTGGTGCTCGACGCCTCCATCGTGAACCTCGCCCTGCCGAGTGCGAAGCGCGCGCTCGGCATCAGCGACGCGAACCAGCAGTGGGTCATCACCGCCTACACGCTGACCTTCGGCGGCCTGCTGCTGCTCGGTGGCCGCATCGCCGACTACGTGGGGCGCAAGCGCGCCTTCCTCATCGGACTCATCGGCTTCGCCCTCGCCTCGCTGCTCGGCGGTATCGCCCCCACCGCGGGCGTGCTCTTCGCCGCCCGCGCGCTGCAGGGAGGGTTCGCGGCCCTGCTGGCGCCAGCCGCCCTGTCGCTGGTCAGCGTGATCTTCACCGATCCCAAGGAGCGGGCCAAGGCGTTCGGCATCTTCGGTGCGATCGCCGGCGGCGGAGCGGCCATCGGCCTGCTGCTCGGCGGGGTGCTCACCGAGTACGCGTCCTGGCGCTGGTGCCTGGCCGTGAACACCCCGATCTCGATCATCGCGGCGCTCGGCGCCATCCGTTTCATCCGGGAGTCCAAGGCCCCGGGCAACACCTCCTACGACATCCCCGGGGCGATCACGGTGACGCTCGGGCTGGTGTCCCTGGTGTACGGCCTGACGAAGGCGGCGCCCAAGCAGGGCGACATCAGCGCGCACTGGACCGAGCCGGCCACGCTGGCCTTCCTGGTCACCGGGGTGGTGCTGCTTGTCGCGTTCGTGCTGATCGAGCTGCGCACCTCCAACCCGCTGCTCCCGATGCGGGTCGCACTCGAACGAAACCGCGGCGGCGCCTACCTGTCCAGC
The sequence above is drawn from the Actinomycetes bacterium genome and encodes:
- a CDS encoding alpha/beta hydrolase, producing the protein MTTSMSAETRFLDRGEERIGCDVTGDGPLVICVPGMGDLRSVSRFVVPELAAAGYRLATIDLRGHGARDPTFRSYDDVATGEDILALVEHLGGRAVLLGNSMAAGSTVWAAAKRPEVIAGLVLLGPFVHNTPINVLVRWTMRLAMAGPWRTPVWRFYLPAMYAGQRPADFEEHRAAVVASLKRPGYRAASPATSHTSHAPPRNGSTGSRRRRSWSWGSATPTSTTRPGRASGWPSSCGANCCWSRTPATTRRRSVRTWSTPLSSSSSPG
- a CDS encoding NUDIX domain-containing protein yields the protein MGKRRMTRRSAGILLWRRTAGSGVEVLLGHMGGPFWAGKDAGAWSVPKGEHEDTEPALVAAVREFTEELGLPVPVPVERLVALGEVRQAGGKRVEVWAGEGDLDPSAITPGTFALEWPPRSGRLVEFPEIDRAAWFGLDEASARIAAGQRPFLDRLAARLDAPGGA
- a CDS encoding TetR-like C-terminal domain-containing protein; protein product: MPRAGLSHDIVVHEAADVADVTGWEHLSLAAVAARFGVKLPSLYKHISWLDGLRRDVAVLATRELGATLSAAAVGRAGGDALRAVAEAYRGFGRAHPGRYAATVRSPAAGDGEHLAAAGSVLRVVLAVLAGYGLNGDDAVDATRAVRAGLHGFVTLEAGGGFGMPQDVDRSFRRMVDALDDTMTAWVSVG
- a CDS encoding MFS transporter; the encoded protein is MTTAPAVPQVGEKDPLRWKAMIFIGISQLMVVLDASIVNLALPSAKRALGISDANQQWVITAYTLTFGGLLLLGGRIADYVGRKRAFLIGLIGFALASLLGGIAPTAGVLFAARALQGGFAALLAPAALSLVSVIFTDPKERAKAFGIFGAIAGGGAAIGLLLGGVLTEYASWRWCLAVNTPISIIAALGAIRFIRESKAPGNTSYDIPGAITVTLGLVSLVYGLTKAAPKQGDISAHWTEPATLAFLVTGVVLLVAFVLIELRTSNPLLPMRVALERNRGGAYLSSLITGAGLFSMFLFLGLYLQVIKGFSPIRAGFAFLPFSIGIILTAGVASYLLPKLGPRPLMVPGLLMAASGLYWLTFLKYDSPYLTHVLPAMLLMSVGMAFVFIPTASTALHGVGHHDAGVASALINASQQVGGSIGAALLNTVAVTVTASYITSHLPPTTTTQYEALTAGYTKAFMVSTGLMLLAAVVVLALIRIGKESLQEPDDDVPVHLG